One genomic window of Solanum dulcamara chromosome 10, daSolDulc1.2, whole genome shotgun sequence includes the following:
- the LOC129870158 gene encoding grpE protein homolog 2, mitochondrial-like isoform X2: MLVSRISSRFPRAIVTQCRSSLLLCSRQQQQQQHVPILASQCHEKVTLFHESVLQRFGISSSASPQHNEKETSQSQSKPGSTKENGEMNGNCEASVSADSQGQDENDESDTEDLSKDDLMKLVAEKEELLKIKDDEFQKMKEKVLRSYAEMENVMNRAKREAENSKKFAIQNFVKALLDVADNMGRASSVVKESFSKIDESKDTVGAVPLLKTLLEGVEMTDKQLAEVFKKFGVGKYDPTNEEFDPNKHNAVFQVPDPKKAPGMVAVCLKSGYILHERIIRPAEVGVTVAMESTKAD; encoded by the exons ATGTTGGTTAGTAGAATTTCATCTCGTTTCCCAAGAGCCATTGTAACTCAGTGCCGGAGCTCCCTGCTCCTCTGTTCCCgacaacagcaacagcaacaacacgTTCCTATTCTTGCATCTCAGTGCCATGAAAAG GTTACTCTATTCCATGAATCTGTCCTGCAACGATTTGGAATTTCATCCTCTGCATCCCCCCAACATAATGAAAAAGAGACATCTCAGTCCCAAAGCAAACCAGGAAGCACAAAAGAGAATGGGGAAATGAATGGAAATTGTGAAGCTTCAGTTTCTGCTGATTCTCAGGGTCAAGATGAGAATGATGAATCAG ATACGGAGGACCTTTCCAAGGATGACTTGATGAAACTAGTGGCTGAGAAGGAAGAACTCCTAAAGATAAAAGATGATGAGTTTcagaaaatgaaggaaaaagttCTTAGATCTTATGCAGAGATGGAGAATGTCATGAACAGAGCCAAACGAGAAGCAGAAAATTCCAAAAAGTTTGCCATTCAA AATTTTGTGAAAGCGCTTCTAGATGTTGCTGATAATATGGGTCGTGCTTCTTCTGTTGTAAAAGAGAGCTTCTCCAAAATTGATGAATCTAAGGATACTGTTGGAGCTGTGCCACTTCTGAAGACACTTCTGGAAGGTGTTGAAATGACTGATAAACAGCTTGCCGAG GTATTCAAAAAGTTTGGTGTGGGAAAATATGATCCTACAAATGAAGAATTTGATCCAAATAAGCATAATGCAGTGTTTCAAGTACCAGATCCTAAAAAGGCTCCTGGCATGGTCGCTGTCTGCCTCAAG TCGGGTTACATCTTGCATGAACGAATCATTCGGCCAGCTGAAGTTGGTGTGACGGTAGCTATGGAGAGTACAAAGGCAGATTGA
- the LOC129870158 gene encoding grpE protein homolog 2, mitochondrial-like isoform X1, producing the protein MLVSRISSRFPRAIVTQCRSSLLLCSRQQQQQQHVPILASQCHEKVTLFHESVLQRFGISSSASPQHNEKETSQSQSKPGSTKENGEMNGNCEASVSADSQGQDENDESGSDLASNDNTNENIKQRRRHTKQAVSSDSDSDSDLDTEDLSKDDLMKLVAEKEELLKIKDDEFQKMKEKVLRSYAEMENVMNRAKREAENSKKFAIQNFVKALLDVADNMGRASSVVKESFSKIDESKDTVGAVPLLKTLLEGVEMTDKQLAEVFKKFGVGKYDPTNEEFDPNKHNAVFQVPDPKKAPGMVAVCLKSGYILHERIIRPAEVGVTVAMESTKAD; encoded by the exons ATGTTGGTTAGTAGAATTTCATCTCGTTTCCCAAGAGCCATTGTAACTCAGTGCCGGAGCTCCCTGCTCCTCTGTTCCCgacaacagcaacagcaacaacacgTTCCTATTCTTGCATCTCAGTGCCATGAAAAG GTTACTCTATTCCATGAATCTGTCCTGCAACGATTTGGAATTTCATCCTCTGCATCCCCCCAACATAATGAAAAAGAGACATCTCAGTCCCAAAGCAAACCAGGAAGCACAAAAGAGAATGGGGAAATGAATGGAAATTGTGAAGCTTCAGTTTCTGCTGATTCTCAGGGTCAAGATGAGAATGATGAATCAGGTTCTGATTTGGCATCCAATGACAACACaaatgaaaatatcaaacaaagGAGAAGACATACTAAACAAGCTGTATCTTCTGATTCTGATTCTGATTCTGATTTAGATACGGAGGACCTTTCCAAGGATGACTTGATGAAACTAGTGGCTGAGAAGGAAGAACTCCTAAAGATAAAAGATGATGAGTTTcagaaaatgaaggaaaaagttCTTAGATCTTATGCAGAGATGGAGAATGTCATGAACAGAGCCAAACGAGAAGCAGAAAATTCCAAAAAGTTTGCCATTCAA AATTTTGTGAAAGCGCTTCTAGATGTTGCTGATAATATGGGTCGTGCTTCTTCTGTTGTAAAAGAGAGCTTCTCCAAAATTGATGAATCTAAGGATACTGTTGGAGCTGTGCCACTTCTGAAGACACTTCTGGAAGGTGTTGAAATGACTGATAAACAGCTTGCCGAG GTATTCAAAAAGTTTGGTGTGGGAAAATATGATCCTACAAATGAAGAATTTGATCCAAATAAGCATAATGCAGTGTTTCAAGTACCAGATCCTAAAAAGGCTCCTGGCATGGTCGCTGTCTGCCTCAAG TCGGGTTACATCTTGCATGAACGAATCATTCGGCCAGCTGAAGTTGGTGTGACGGTAGCTATGGAGAGTACAAAGGCAGATTGA
- the LOC129870158 gene encoding grpE protein homolog 2, mitochondrial-like isoform X3 produces the protein MLVSRISSRFPRAIVTQCRSSLLLCSRQQQQQQHVPILASQCHEKVTLFHESVLQRFGISSSASPQHNEKETSQSQSKPGSTKENGEMNGNCEASVSADSQGQDENDESGSDLASNDNTNENIKQRRRHTKQAVSSDSDSDSDLDTEDLSKDDLMKLVAEKEELLKIKDDEFQKMKEKVLRSYAEMENVMNRAKREAENSKKFAIQNFVKALLDVADNMGRASSVVKESFSKIDESKDTVGAVPLLKTLLEGVEMTDKQLAEILAIEPLAAHSLLLNAPISF, from the exons ATGTTGGTTAGTAGAATTTCATCTCGTTTCCCAAGAGCCATTGTAACTCAGTGCCGGAGCTCCCTGCTCCTCTGTTCCCgacaacagcaacagcaacaacacgTTCCTATTCTTGCATCTCAGTGCCATGAAAAG GTTACTCTATTCCATGAATCTGTCCTGCAACGATTTGGAATTTCATCCTCTGCATCCCCCCAACATAATGAAAAAGAGACATCTCAGTCCCAAAGCAAACCAGGAAGCACAAAAGAGAATGGGGAAATGAATGGAAATTGTGAAGCTTCAGTTTCTGCTGATTCTCAGGGTCAAGATGAGAATGATGAATCAGGTTCTGATTTGGCATCCAATGACAACACaaatgaaaatatcaaacaaagGAGAAGACATACTAAACAAGCTGTATCTTCTGATTCTGATTCTGATTCTGATTTAGATACGGAGGACCTTTCCAAGGATGACTTGATGAAACTAGTGGCTGAGAAGGAAGAACTCCTAAAGATAAAAGATGATGAGTTTcagaaaatgaaggaaaaagttCTTAGATCTTATGCAGAGATGGAGAATGTCATGAACAGAGCCAAACGAGAAGCAGAAAATTCCAAAAAGTTTGCCATTCAA AATTTTGTGAAAGCGCTTCTAGATGTTGCTGATAATATGGGTCGTGCTTCTTCTGTTGTAAAAGAGAGCTTCTCCAAAATTGATGAATCTAAGGATACTGTTGGAGCTGTGCCACTTCTGAAGACACTTCTGGAAGGTGTTGAAATGACTGATAAACAGCTTGCCGAG ATTTTGGCAATAGAACCCCTTGCTGCTCATTCACTTCTGCTAAATGCCCCAATCAGCTTCTGA
- the LOC129870158 gene encoding grpE protein homolog 2, mitochondrial-like isoform X4, producing the protein MLVSRISSRFPRAIVTQCRSSLLLCSRQQQQQQHVPILASQCHEKVTLFHESVLQRFGISSSASPQHNEKETSQSQSKPGSTKENGEMNGNCEASVSADSQGQDENDESGSDLASNDNTNENIKQRRRHTKQAVSSDSDSDSDLDTEDLSKDDLMKLVAEKEELLKIKDDEFQKMKEKVLRSYAEMENVMNRAKREAENSKKFAIQNFVKALLDVADNMGRASSVVKESFSKIDESKDTVGAVPLLKTLLEGVEMTDKQLAEGSG; encoded by the exons ATGTTGGTTAGTAGAATTTCATCTCGTTTCCCAAGAGCCATTGTAACTCAGTGCCGGAGCTCCCTGCTCCTCTGTTCCCgacaacagcaacagcaacaacacgTTCCTATTCTTGCATCTCAGTGCCATGAAAAG GTTACTCTATTCCATGAATCTGTCCTGCAACGATTTGGAATTTCATCCTCTGCATCCCCCCAACATAATGAAAAAGAGACATCTCAGTCCCAAAGCAAACCAGGAAGCACAAAAGAGAATGGGGAAATGAATGGAAATTGTGAAGCTTCAGTTTCTGCTGATTCTCAGGGTCAAGATGAGAATGATGAATCAGGTTCTGATTTGGCATCCAATGACAACACaaatgaaaatatcaaacaaagGAGAAGACATACTAAACAAGCTGTATCTTCTGATTCTGATTCTGATTCTGATTTAGATACGGAGGACCTTTCCAAGGATGACTTGATGAAACTAGTGGCTGAGAAGGAAGAACTCCTAAAGATAAAAGATGATGAGTTTcagaaaatgaaggaaaaagttCTTAGATCTTATGCAGAGATGGAGAATGTCATGAACAGAGCCAAACGAGAAGCAGAAAATTCCAAAAAGTTTGCCATTCAA AATTTTGTGAAAGCGCTTCTAGATGTTGCTGATAATATGGGTCGTGCTTCTTCTGTTGTAAAAGAGAGCTTCTCCAAAATTGATGAATCTAAGGATACTGTTGGAGCTGTGCCACTTCTGAAGACACTTCTGGAAGGTGTTGAAATGACTGATAAACAGCTTGCCGAG GGATCCGGATGA
- the LOC129870160 gene encoding uncharacterized protein LOC129870160 — MEGVGSRLGRASSRYGGSAPVFSGPVRKWKKQWVSTQPNNNLRGTGNTNNVTGPKLMLCRWTPLSSFHSDDSTMPEETPKRKFRYAPIVDLEEKKKEAPVNEAKLRKLNQAITSSKSNDNLLMKQSINDIFDEDFEELRTDQSIHTESELNYDSYFEGCD; from the exons ATGGAAGGAGTAGGGTCTAGACTCGGTCGTGCCTCGTCGAGGTACGGCGGTTCCGCTCCAGTTTTTAGTGGTCCAGTCAGAAAGTGGAAGAAGCAGTGGGTAAGTACTCAGCCAAACAACAACCTTCGTGGTACGGGCAACACTAACAACGTCACCGGGCCAAAACTCATGCTTTGCCGTTGGACGCCTCTTTCTTCCTTTCATTCCGATGATTCTACCATGCCGGAAGAAACTCCTAAACGGAAGTTCCGATATGCACCT ATTGTTGActtggaagaaaagaaaaaggaagctCCTGTCAACGAAGCTAAATTGAGGAAGCTGAATCAAGCTATCACAAGTTCAAAATCGAATGATAATCTGTTGATGAAACAAAGCATCAATGATATCTTCGATGAAGATTTTGAG GAACTGAGGACAGATCAGTCCATTCACACCGAAAGTGAGCTGAATTATGACTCGTACTTTGAAGGCTGTGATTGA